Proteins from a genomic interval of Thamnophis elegans isolate rThaEle1 chromosome 2, rThaEle1.pri, whole genome shotgun sequence:
- the LOC116503314 gene encoding uncharacterized protein LOC116503314 isoform X3, which produces MPSPWLLLMLIRWRFIPGQWLVLIVKADNCQADNGTRQWWDACEITVAEAKRYRHRAEWSSEDTSLILRDARVEDSGIYNIKVLALGVRVSANINLTVINETSNPLLNGAAFDDQRRGISSSKSTNVAAAPVPLVKAEFGRDYTVTNIIRLSLAGLILCLLGFIIAENVASRPRETRVHQMEIPFSSSPVEQCFLTCENHPS; this is translated from the exons ATGCCAAGTCCGTGGCTGCTCCTGATGCTG ATCCGATGGCGTTTCATCCCCGGCCAGTGGCTGGTGTTGATTGTGAAAGCCGATAACTGCCAGGCAGACAATGGTACCCGTCAGTGGTGGGACGCTTGCGAGATCACAGTGGCGGAAGCAAAGAGATACAGGCACCGAGCAGAGTGGTCTTCCGAAGACACTTCGCTGATACTGCGGGATGCCAGAGTAGAAGATTCGGGAATTTATAACATCAAGGTGCTGGCCTTGGGGGTCCGAGTGTCAGCCAACATCAACCTAACTGTGATCAATG aAACCAGCAATCCCCTCTTGAATGGTGCTGCCTTTGATGATCAGAGAAGAGGGATCTCTTCTAGCAAAAGCACAAATGTAGCAG CAGCTCCAGTCCCTTTGGTAAAGGCGGAATTTGGCAGAGACTATACGGTGACCAATATCATCCGACTGAGCTTAGCTGGCCTGATTCTCTGTCTCCTCGGATTCATCATAGCAGAG AATGTTGCCTCCAGACCGCGAGAGACAAGGGTGCATCAGATGGaaattcccttctcctcctccccagtTGAGCAATGTTTCCTGACTTGTGAAAATCACCCAAGTTAG
- the LOC116503314 gene encoding uncharacterized protein LOC116503314 isoform X2 yields the protein MPSPWLLLMLVGPAAGLVLSTPSFPVSVSHGKSALLPVSLNFSSSVPAYFQIRWRFIPGQWLVLIVKADNCQADNGTRQWWDACEITVAEAKRYRHRAEWSSEDTSLILRDARVEDSGIYNIKVLALGVRVSANINLTVINAAPVPLVKAEFGRDYTVTNIIRLSLAGLILCLLGFIIAENVASRPRETRVHQMEIPFSSSPVEQCFLTCENHPS from the exons ATGCCAAGTCCGTGGCTGCTCCTGATGCTGGTGG GCCCTGCTGCAGGCCTTGTGCTGTCTACACCCTCATTCCCAGTTTCCGTCTCTCATGGTAAGAGCGCCTTGCTTCCAGTCTCGTTGAATTTTTCTTCTTCGGTGCCCGCCTACTTCCAGATCCGATGGCGTTTCATCCCCGGCCAGTGGCTGGTGTTGATTGTGAAAGCCGATAACTGCCAGGCAGACAATGGTACCCGTCAGTGGTGGGACGCTTGCGAGATCACAGTGGCGGAAGCAAAGAGATACAGGCACCGAGCAGAGTGGTCTTCCGAAGACACTTCGCTGATACTGCGGGATGCCAGAGTAGAAGATTCGGGAATTTATAACATCAAGGTGCTGGCCTTGGGGGTCCGAGTGTCAGCCAACATCAACCTAACTGTGATCAATG CAGCTCCAGTCCCTTTGGTAAAGGCGGAATTTGGCAGAGACTATACGGTGACCAATATCATCCGACTGAGCTTAGCTGGCCTGATTCTCTGTCTCCTCGGATTCATCATAGCAGAG AATGTTGCCTCCAGACCGCGAGAGACAAGGGTGCATCAGATGGaaattcccttctcctcctccccagtTGAGCAATGTTTCCTGACTTGTGAAAATCACCCAAGTTAG
- the LOC116503314 gene encoding uncharacterized protein LOC116503314 isoform X1, translated as MPSPWLLLMLVGPAAGLVLSTPSFPVSVSHGKSALLPVSLNFSSSVPAYFQIRWRFIPGQWLVLIVKADNCQADNGTRQWWDACEITVAEAKRYRHRAEWSSEDTSLILRDARVEDSGIYNIKVLALGVRVSANINLTVINETSNPLLNGAAFDDQRRGISSSKSTNVAAAPVPLVKAEFGRDYTVTNIIRLSLAGLILCLLGFIIAENVASRPRETRVHQMEIPFSSSPVEQCFLTCENHPS; from the exons ATGCCAAGTCCGTGGCTGCTCCTGATGCTGGTGG GCCCTGCTGCAGGCCTTGTGCTGTCTACACCCTCATTCCCAGTTTCCGTCTCTCATGGTAAGAGCGCCTTGCTTCCAGTCTCGTTGAATTTTTCTTCTTCGGTGCCCGCCTACTTCCAGATCCGATGGCGTTTCATCCCCGGCCAGTGGCTGGTGTTGATTGTGAAAGCCGATAACTGCCAGGCAGACAATGGTACCCGTCAGTGGTGGGACGCTTGCGAGATCACAGTGGCGGAAGCAAAGAGATACAGGCACCGAGCAGAGTGGTCTTCCGAAGACACTTCGCTGATACTGCGGGATGCCAGAGTAGAAGATTCGGGAATTTATAACATCAAGGTGCTGGCCTTGGGGGTCCGAGTGTCAGCCAACATCAACCTAACTGTGATCAATG aAACCAGCAATCCCCTCTTGAATGGTGCTGCCTTTGATGATCAGAGAAGAGGGATCTCTTCTAGCAAAAGCACAAATGTAGCAG CAGCTCCAGTCCCTTTGGTAAAGGCGGAATTTGGCAGAGACTATACGGTGACCAATATCATCCGACTGAGCTTAGCTGGCCTGATTCTCTGTCTCCTCGGATTCATCATAGCAGAG AATGTTGCCTCCAGACCGCGAGAGACAAGGGTGCATCAGATGGaaattcccttctcctcctccccagtTGAGCAATGTTTCCTGACTTGTGAAAATCACCCAAGTTAG